tgtgggagatcagctgtgtaatcaattagctcaCCGTacctcgcgagaaatctagaaattttaattgactcgatcaaaatcatctgatttgttgacatgaaatggtatatcataatattcaaagttaatcattattttacagttctgtatagcgtaagtagatatcccatggtatagggcgttcgtgtcgcaactttcactgttaactcaagccgatttctgttgattattgtcaaattttactgttttgttgggatgagagtgtaagaacggcacaatttgagagactaccagtgtcacacagcttcacgggaaagaactacgtggactatcggctaaACAGTAAAATttctcgatcaaaataatctgatttgttgacatgagatggtataacatcattttacagttctaagtgactAGTGAGTGTTactttgttattcaatttggtttgtaaataatgtaactttttgtttttaaatgctTGGACTGAAAGTTAAACCTGAATACAAGTGtatagaaccatagagaaacaatagcataagtagatatcccttgctatgggcatttatgtcgcaacttttactgttatctcaagccgatagtcctagtagttgtttttggtgaagctatgtgacactggtagtctctcatattgtgccgttcttacactctcatcccaacaaaacagtaaaatttgacaataatcaacagaaatcggcttgagataacagtaaaagttgtgacaaacgccctataccatatctacctatgctattgtttctctctgATAGAACATAACCttctttctggactatttatagtgtataaatcaaaactcggggaagaaacagttttggtctgtgcctgttagtccttccccaatcattttaaaagattgtgttctgtttattaataatgttgttattaatcaataattattgttaatttattaatgttgttcctttcccaatcattcttaattaagaatgatattgtatgtaacgatgtacaaataaataaataaatagtttataaatgaataacgagcgaagctcggcgCCCCGATATTCATGACATAATTGACTTCGataatttttatctatttttcgGCAGGTTTCTGGCCGCTGGGCGAGCTATGGTGCAACGTATATGTGACATGTGACGTGTTGGCGTGTTCCTCGTCCATCATGCACATGTGTTGCATCAGCCTGGGCCGCTACTTCGGCATCAGGAACCCCCTTAAGACACGACACACCTACTCCACCAAGCGGGTGGTCGGCATCAAGGTCACTGTCGTCTGGTTACTGTCTATGCTCGTCTCCAGTTATATCACACTATTGGGTGagtattttcatcaaatttcatgagatgATAAGGCTCAACTCATACTTActtgactcaggtcgagaagagactcgactctagtgaaGAGCATGTgcttccaaatggtgacacttagaccagtcgactctagtcacCCATTTAAAAACATATGCTCTCGACAAGACTCTCGAAAACTTGATTGGAATAGAATTGAAATGAACTTtatttaacaaaacaaaatggcaAATAGTTCTATAATATCtttcttaggctcaactcacacttacgcgactcaggtggagaagagactcgactctagtggagagcatgtatttccaaatggtgacgtcgcggagactagaatcgactggtgtgagtgtcaccatttggaaacacatgctctccactagagtcgagtctcttctcgacctgagtcaagtaagtgtgagttgagactaacacgtatttctataaattgtaTGTTGTATTTTTGTAGTACTAATATTGGGTGAactttttttgtatattttcattcaattctgtTCTTgctggtggagaagaaggagtggtAGAAAAGGAGGTAGGAatggaagaagagagagaagaagcaTGACATggggaggaaggaggagaacgaggaaaagaaggaggagtcCAAGGAAAAgagggaggaggaagaaaagtgGAAGGAAATGGGGGGTATTTaggagaagattgattgattgattgttgattgattgagtactttatttatgtagattacaatatatactggcttatacacttatatacaatagcttacaatacagcaaaattatagatgaattacataatatagactaagaaataattttgaactgtatatgatatgaaaaagtaatttgtaatataataactatagataattatattgttatgcatctacataaattggcggagctttggacatatcaatgtccattcttcggaaagaatattaaaaatatcctcaccactaactctctaccaaaacgttaaatttaattaattaaactaaggatttattcattattggaaagtttgtaaaagttttaattaatataaatatttaagagaaaaaaacagaagagagagaagaagcaTGACATGGGGAGGAAGGAGGAAAACGAGAAGAGATGGAGGAGTCCAAGTAAAAgagggaggaggaagaaaagtgAAAAGAAATGGGGGGTAtttaggagaagaaggagaacaaaaAAACATGGAGAACGTAAACAGAGAAAACAAGGAGAACAAGGTGGTGATGAGGAAGTGGAAAGGAGATGGAGGAGATttgggagaaggaggagaacggAGAAAACAAGGAGAACAAGGAGGAGATTAGGAAGTGAGGAGGAGATAGAGGAGATTTaggagaaaaggaggagaagaacaaaGAAAGCAACGAGAATAAGAAGGAATTGGAGAACtagaaggagatggaggagattcaggagaagaaggtggagaaggacaACAAAGAAAACAAGGAGAACAAGAAGTAATTGGAGAACTaaaaggagatggaggagaTTCAGGagaagatttgatttgattgagtactttatttatgaagattacaatatatactggcttatacacttatatacaatagcttacaatacagcaaaattatagatgaatttacataatatagactaagaaaataattattgaactgtatatgatatggaaaagcaatttgtaatatataataactatagataataatcatattgttatgcatctacataaattggcgaagctttggagatatcaatgtccattcttcgggaagaatattaaaaatatcctccccactaactctctaaaATGAAGGAGTTTGAGGAGAAGAAGGGGCCAAAAAAACCccaaggagaaaaaggaggataTGAGGAAGTGAAAGGAGATGGAGGAGATTTAGGAGAAGAAGCAGAACAAGGGAGACAAGGGTGAACAAGAACGAGTAGGAAGAGAAGTGTGAGTAGGAAAAGACAGAGaacaaggaggagaaggagaagggaaaggaagcaagagagagaatgaggaaATGGGTGGAGAGGAGATAATGCTGATGAAATAGGAAAATTATAACTATTCATCTCAATATTCTATCATTTATTCGTTCATTATACAAAATActtcaatcataatataattatgacattgaaggaagaactaggctaagcctgtactatctctctccaaaaattttgatgaaaagttGATGTAGTCCAAAGTTagaggttatgatatcacacacagcttcgtcacttgatttttaatccaggaataataatttgaagattttgatttttgaaggGAACATCTCCGCAACCTTTAAAATCACTACAAGAGCTCCTAACAATATTTTCTCACAAAATACCCTCTCTCCATTCCCTTTATAAACCTCCTAATAGATTAGTCAATCAATCTCTCCCATACCCATacatttttggtagagagttagtgggaaggatatttttaatattctttccgaagaatggacattgatatgtccaaagctccgccaatttatgtagatgcataacaatataataatctatagttactatattacaaattactttttcatatcatatacagttcaatagttattttcttagtctatattatgtaaattcatctataattttgctgtattgtaagctattgtctataagtgtataagccagtatatattgtaatctacataaataaagtactcaatcaatcaatcaatcaatcaatcaatacccAGATTCAATCAAACTTTCAGCCTTGGATAGTATGGGAAGCATTCACGTTACTAATAATAAACTCTGATAGTTTATGGTGAACCTTATATAGTTCAAACTTCAAAGCAAATTTACCCACATATCACGCTGGTATTATCATACTATGGGGAATGGAGATATTTGTTTGTTCTGGGGGAACACAGAGCCTCCTCTATATCTATGTATTAGTTGACAGTCTTCTcaaatatatctatttatatccAATTTTTCTACTATCTAATCCACGGTTTATATCTATTTTTGTAGATTGGAAATATTTGCTTGATCTGAGGTTAGCACGGACCCATTTCTATATCTATTAGTTACAACCTACTCgaatatatctatttataccCCATTCTTTCACTACATAAACCatgctttatatatatatatttttagtattttgGAAATATTTGCTTGATCTGAGGTTAGCACGGAcccatttctatatttattagtTACAACCTACTcaaatatatctatttataccCCATTTCCATACTACATATCCACGGTTTATATCTATTTTCAATAGAttggaaatatttatttgttctcgGGAAAGCACGGACCCATCTTTATATCTATGTATTAGTGACTAGCAACTAGTATATAAagatccatttatttatttatttttcatataatataatctatttaCACTCCATTTTCGGACCCATTTCTATATCTATGTATTAGCTACAATCCACTctaatatatctatttataccCAATTTTCCTACAACATAATCCACGCTTCATATCTATTTTTAGTGAAATATATTTGGTGAACGAGAAACTaaaattgctatagtgaggtccacgttataatggcagtgtttgattagcaatggttttgctatccttgtcaatcattcaacaaagcggatagcgctatctcttcccctttttgatctgttgccagatcgtcttttaacaatgttgaattgataattgattaacaatatATTCCACCTTGATTATggaagttcattacaaaattattaaaaaatatgatttcttgcctaataaaatattaaacgagaatgaaaagtaaatattacatcagctatcgtctataaaaggcattgacataaaatattattgatttttttaactggaatgagcagttaatattacatcaataacttgtatcagctaccgtctatagaaggcattgacaagacagaggatcggcaacgttgttctcctatctttcttcaatgccattataacgtggacctcactatagtataattATATCTATTTACACCCCATTTTCATACCACATAACCAacgctttatatatatatatttttagtgaatatatttagTGAACGGGAAACTGAAACAACTCGCTAGCTACTACAATCTACTcaaatatatctatttataccCCAT
This genomic stretch from Nilaparvata lugens isolate BPH unplaced genomic scaffold, ASM1435652v1 scaffold7804, whole genome shotgun sequence harbors:
- the LOC120348986 gene encoding alpha-2C adrenergic receptor-like, translated to SAGFWPLGELWCNVYVTCDVLACSSSIMHMCCISLGRYFGIRNPLKTRHTYSTKRVVGIKVTVVWLLSMLVSSYITLL